The DNA region GGGAAAGCGTTTCGGGTTTTGCCTCCTCGATTTCGATATCTTCCACCTCCTCGTAATCGTTGGTCGGATTCGAAATGAAGGTCGGATTCTGAATATCTCCCTGGTTTGAATTCTCAAAATAAAGCAGCGAGTTTGGATTTGCCGATGGACTTTCCTGTGTGAAAACACGGTTGATCAGATTTTTTTCCTGGTGGCTGAAATCGCTGTTTCCGCGGTTCTTTATCAGTTCCGAAGTTAAGGATTTTAAATCATTTATATCGTTCCGCATGTCGAAAAGTATCTTGTACATAATCTCTCTTTCCGAGTGGAATTCGGAGTTGGAGATGCCTCCGTTTTTCTGTACGACGGCGGGAAGATTAGTCTGCATCGGAATGTATTCGGCGAGTTTTGTCGAGTTCACGCTACGGTTTTGTTCGACCACCGTCATCTGTTCCACAAGATTTCTTAACTGACGGACGTTTCCCGGGAACGAATAATTCTCAAGATAATTCACCGCATCGTCGGTCAAGGTCAGTTCTGGCATTCTGTATTTTTCGGCAAAGTCGATGGCGAATTTTCTGAACAAAAGATGGATGTCGCCTTTTCTTTCTCTTAATGGCGGCATATCGATTTGAACGGTATTCAGTCGGTAATACAAATCCTCGCGGAATCTCCCGTCGTGAATTGCATTCATCATATTGACGTTGGTTGCGGCCACGATTCTCACGTTGGTTTTCTGGATTTGCGAGGAACCCACTTTCATAAATTCGCCACTTTCAAGAACTCTTAAAAGTCGAACCTGCGTCTGCAACGGAAGTTCGCCCACTTCATCGAGGAAAATGGTTCCACCATCCGCAACTTCGAAATATCCTTTTCTGGTAGCAGTTGCTCCTGTAAACGCACCTTTTTCGTGTCCGAAAAGTTCGGAATCAATCGTTCCTTCGGGAATCGCGCCGCAGTTGACTACAATGTACGGTTGATGTTTTCTGCGGGATTCAGCGTGAATGATTTTTGGGATAAACTCTTTCCCGGTTCCGCTTTCCCCGATCACCAAAACGGTAATGTCGGTCGGCGCAACCTGTATGGATTTTTCTAATGCCCGATTCAGCGCGGGATAATTTCCGATGATTCCGAAACGGGTTTTTATGGATTGTAGGTCGGTCATTTTCAAAAAATTGGTTTGATTTGGTTTGAAATAGTTTGATTTGGTTTGAAGTTGTATTACAGATCCGCGATCTGTTTTCTATAGATTTTCATTTTCAACTTTTTGTGGTGCAGCTGCGACGTATTCAATTTTGCCATCTTCTGTCAACACAAACATATTGGTTGTTCTGAAAATTCCTTGCCGGCTTTCCTTTAAAATATTTTTTGTCAGAATCTTGTGGCTTCCTAAAAGATTTTCTTTATTCAATCGATGTTGTTGCGCGAGAATGTATGCATCATACAAATCGTCTATTTTCCTGGTATAGTCGGGTTGAAATTCAATCCCTAAATTTTTGTGTTTGACATAGCTGTCCAAATTAATTTCCTCGCCCTCGATTTTGCTTGAAAATACTGATGAGACCGAAGTGTAGAAACTGAAGTTTTCCGACGAAACTTCGGCTTCTCTCAACCCATAAAATTGTTCTGAAACACCTTCAATATGCTGAAGATATTTCGGAAATAATTTTTGTTTTATGGATTGTAAGTCATTCATAATTTTCTGATTTGTGTAACATCACATAACCGTCACATAAAATTCATTAATAAAATATAGAAAAAAAATATGCAAATTAATGATTATCAACCAATTAATTGTTTCATCGAAAAATCAATTTTTAAAATAAAGGGCTTATTATCACATAACCATCACATAAGAATTATGCCCAAAATGGAATGTAACTAGCAAATTTTCTAGATTTATTTTCTGGGTTATCCTCTTTGATTAAACCTTCTTCGATACAATCTCTAATAATTCTTGAAGCAATCGAATAGTTATGGTCTTCTATTTTGAACCTTTCTCTTAATGATTGATTCGTCATTTTTTCATTAGATACATATTTAAGACAAGCATGCTGATAACAAGCTCTTACCTTTTCCATTTTATCTAGATTATTAAGAGTTTTGTATGAATATACTGTCACCCGAGTTCTGTTTTCTGCAACAATAACATTAATTGGAGGCAATTGATAAATCTCATTGTAAAAAATGACTTTGTCCAATCCACTGCCTTTTTCTTCACAAAATCCTAATCTTCGCATTAAATCTGCTAACTTATCATTTCGCGAAAGATATGCATCAATAAACCGATCCGGCTTAACTAATGGAGTTCCCGGATTTGAGATTTCTATACGGTCAGAAAAAATTTCAATCATGGGAAATCCTTTTTCGGTTAAATCTTGGTGAATTAAAGCATTTGCAACTAGTTCGCGTATTGCAATTTCGGGATACATTCGTGATTCAGTTCGCAGAGCTCTTCCTATTTCTTCATTTGCCGGGAGTTGACTGTTTACCCAATCTAATAAACCAGAAAATCCTATGGCGTAACCTTTTACCCCTATTTGTTCTCTCTCGGTTTCAACTTTATTCTTTCCTTTGTAAACAATCACACGAATAGATTTTCTATCCACATTTTCGAAATCTTTTAGATTTTTAGCAAATAAGATTGCTCCGAGTTTGGTTATGGCATATGTTGCTTTATCTTTAACAATAAGACCTTCTTCAAGGAATTTATCCAAAACACCTTCTATTGAGGAAGGTTGGGGGATCTGCATTAAGTCGAAATAAGTTTCGGAACTCAAATATCTTAAAATATCAGCAGGGGAAAGATTCTTTTTAGATATCTCTTTCTCAAAAGCAATACTTTCTTTTTTCCATATTTTTGCCTGCTTTTCTGGAAACTCATTTAGTGAACGTGTTATGGAATTCACTCGTATGTAGGCTTTATGAAAAAATTCAACCGGTTGATTTTTTGCAGAAGGAATAATAAATATTGAAAGTTCTCTAAACTCATCATAAGCAAAATCAAAAATTTCAAAGTCTATTCTAGGATTTAATCTGGTAAGAAGCCAATGCTCTAAATCCTCATTACCTTTCTTATGTCGTTTGCCTTTAAAATCAGTTCCTTTTATTAGATGAGATTTATCCTCAATACCAAAAATCAAATACCCATACTTTTGATTATGTATACACGCCCCATTCGAAAGCGCAGATATAGTTTGCCCTATTTCTTCAGCAGAATGAAAATTATGTTTAAACTCAACCCATTCGCTTTCATTAGGCTGCTTTACAAGTTCGTTTATTAAATCTTTTAATTGCTGATTGTTCATATTATTCAACCGTTTTCCCCAAAAGTGTTCCCTGCGTATTGTCGTAGGCAAAAACGGTCACAATGTCGCCCACTTTCTGTCCCTCCAGTTTGTCGAAAACGCAGACTGCATTTTGGGAATTTCTGCCTTTCCACTGGTTTTCGTTCTTTTTGGAGGTTCCCTCGATCAGGATTTCATGGTTTCTTCCCACATAAGATTTCATCCTCATTCGCGAAAGCTCGCCCTGTAACGCAATCACCTCGCTCAATCGTCTCTGTTTCACATCGGCGGGAATATCGTCCTCCATTTTTTTGTGTGCGGGAGTTCCTGGTCTTTCCGAGTAGGCAAACATGTAGCCGTAATCGTACTCAACCTCTCTCATTAATGATAAAGTCTGTTGGTGGTCTTCTTCGGTTTCGGTGCAGAATCCAACGATCATATCCTGTGAAAAAGCAATGTCGGGAACGATTTTTTTGGCTTTTTTAATTAAGGTCAAATATTCTTCCCGAGTGTGCTGGCGGTTCATCAGCTGAAGAATCCTGTCGCTTCCACTTTGCACAGGGAGGTGGATGTATTTGCAGATGTTGTCGTGTTTCGCCATCACTTCGAAAACATCGGTGGTCATATCGTGCGGATTGGAAGTCGAGAAACGGATTCTCATTTCCGGAACCGCATTTGCCACCAAATCAAGCAACTGCGCAAAATTAACGGCGGTCGCCTTTTGCAATTCCGAGGCGTTTTTGAAATCTTTTTTCGGACCGCCTCCAAACCATAAGTATGAATCGACGTTCTGGCCAAGAAGCGTAATTTCTTTGTAGCCGCTGTTCCACAGATCTTTACATTCCTCGATGATCGAGTGGGGATCACGGCTTCTTTCGCGACCGCGGGTAAACGGAACCACGCAGAACGTACACATATTATCGCAACCGCGCGTGATCGTCACGAAAGCGGTAACTCCGTTTCCACCGAGACGAACGGGATTAATGTCTGCATAAGTTTCCTCTTTGGAGAGGATGACGTTGATGGCGTCTCTTCCGCCGTCGGTTTCTTTCAGAAGGTTTGGCAAATCTCTGTAAGCATCGGGTCCTACAACGAGGTCAACCAAATGTTCTTCTTCCAGGAATTTGGTTTTAAGCCGTTCCGCCATACAGCCGAGAACTCCCACCGTAAGGTGCGGTTTTTCCTTTTTCAAATTTTTGAATTGCGAAAGGCGCATTCTCACCGTCTGTTCCGCTTTTTCGCGAATGGAGCAGGTGTTGAGCAAAATAAGGTCTGCTTCTTCCTGCTTTAAAGTCGTGTTGTAGCCGATGTCGCTGAGAATGGATGCCACGATCTCTGAATCCGAGAAATTCATTTGGCAACCGTAGCTTTCGAGGAACAGTTTTTTGTTGTTCTGCGGTTTCTCTGCAATTGCGAAAGCTTCGCCTTGCTTGCTTTCGTCGATATATTTTTCCTGCACTTTGACTGGTTTTGAGCTTGTTTGAAATAATTTGATATGATTTGAAACGTTCAAACTACCTCAAACAAAATCAAATCACCTCAAACAAAAAGTTAGTGTGCAAAGATAGCGTTTTTTGTGACAGAATGGCAGATTAATCTTCGGGATCGGTAATTCCCTTGACGAGGAAGGTGAAGCGGTCATCAACAGGTTTCCCGTTGATTGTGGCGGGTTTGAAATGTTTCGAAAGAATATTCACGGTCATCTGAACTTCTTTGTCAAACTCATATACTCCCGAAGGTCTTGTCATCACGAAGTCTTTTACTTTACCTTCTTTTGTTACGGTAAACTCGCCCTGAATTACAAAAACATCAAACCAGTTGAACCTTCTTTTGTTGAATTTGTACACAAAATCCCTCACAAAACTGTTATTGTTCCTGCCGTTATTATAAACAGGTGAAGTGTAATTTGGGTAATAACCTTCTCGGTAATTGTTGAACAAATCGTTCGGATAAATAATGAATCTTGCAACCGCAGTTTCTGGCAATCCGTGGACTAAAGCGGGACTCCAGTTTTTCATGTATTTGGCGGTTTCCCGTGCGAGATTGTAGGCGCATTTGTTTTTGTCGACAATCTTTTCATTGACGTCTTTCACAAACTGCACCGAAGAATCCGGCATTACCACCAAAGTCAGCACATAAAGTTCATCTGGATTCGAGCATGGCTGCAGATTTTTCTCTTTGATGATATCGACAAAATCTTTGTAATAAGCTTCATAACCGCCTTTGTAGGGAGTTTGACCAGTTGGATATTTTTGCAGAATTTCCTGTGCGTTCGAAATCGCAAAGCACATCATAAAAAATAGAATCAGGTTTTTCATCATTTCAAAAATTTAATCGTGGTCATAAACTTCGGTGTTGAAATTCACGGTGTAGATATAGAACGATTTCACGGGTTGGTCATCTTTTCTCGCGGCTTCCCAATTTTTGTTGGGTCGTCTCAAAACATAATTCAGGTCGTCAATCATGGCTTGCTGATTCTTTACTTTAGGTGATACATCGACGATTTTTGCAATTCCTTTTTCATCGATGAAGAGGGTGAATTTCATCTTACCGACCACAAAATAATTTTGACTTACTGCATAATCCAATGCGCGGTTAAATTCTTTCTGCAGCTTGGTTTCACCCGGTTTGTAATACGGATCTTGGTCCCAAGTTTTGTTCTGGGAGAAGAAAAAACTTAGCGAAAAAACTGAAGAAAAGCAGAATGATTTTTTTCACCTTTAAAAGGTGTTTTAAAAGTAAAGAAAAAAAACTTTACGGATGGCCACAAAGTTTTCAAAAGTTTCCCTCAAGATTTACGAATCCGCGGTTTCTGTTACAAAATTAAGGCGGATCCTGATTTTGGAAGCGACAGGAGTCCCGTCACATTTTGATGGAGTCCATTTTTTCTTCACCTTATTAAAGGCGTAAGTTAAATCTTTGATAAAGGTTTCGCTGTTGGCAACTTTCGGGGTTACTTCAAGGTGTTTCACTTTTCCCGTCGCATCAATATCGACGTGTAGGAAGAAACTACCGTTCACCACATAAACCTGCTTATCGACATAAGCCGAAATATATTTGAAAAGTTCCCTGCTGAAAGCTGCGTCACCACCTTCATATTGAGCTCTCACAAAATTTGAATTCTCACCGCACTAATTCACCTTATAATAATCGTAAGGTTTCTTGATATCGACCCGGTAAAAACTGTTGGTTCCCTCCGAGAAAAAATATCCTTCCTGCAGATCCTCAATTTCCTGGGCGTTGAAAAATGCCGAGAAAAAAAACAGCAATAAAAACAGTCTTTTCATAACTTTGATTTAAAAGTTAAAGTTACGAAATTCACTTTAATTGAGGGTGAAATTTTACAAAACTTCAATCTGATTTTTCAGCAGATCTTCAAATTCGTCGCGTTTTCTGATGTGGTGGGCTTTTCCGTTCAGAAACAGAATTTCCGCAGGTTTTAGCCGTGAGTTGAAATTAGAACTCATCTCAAATCCGTAAGCGCCCGCATTTCTGAAAACCAAAATATCTCCTTCACGGATTTCGGTGATTTTTCGGTCCCACGCGAAAGTGTCGGTTTCGCAGATATTCCCTACCACGGTGTAGATTCTTTCAGGAGCTTTCGGATTTGAAATGTTTTCGATTTTATGGTAAGAATCGTAAAACATCGGTCGGATCAAGTGGTTGAAACCAGAATTGATTCCCGCAAAAACCGTTGCTGTCGTATGTTTGATGACATTGGTCTTTACCAAAAGATGGCCGCTTTTGCTCACTAAAAATTTTCCTGGCTCAAACCAAAGCTCAAATTTCTTGCCCGAACTTTTCGAGAAATCAGCTATTGCTTTTTCAACTTTTTTGCCGAGTTCCTTTACGTCGGTTTCCATTTCGCCGTCTTGGTACGGAACTTTGAAACCACTTCCCATATCGAGGTATTTCAGATTCGGGAAATGTTCAGCCAGTTCGAACATAATTTCCAGTCCCTGAAGAAAAACGTCTGGATCCTTGATCTCGCTTCCTGTGTGCATATGAAGTCCTTCTACATTAATCCCAGTAGTTTTCATAACTCTCTCAATATGACGGAGTTGGTGGATAGAAATTCCGAATTTGGAATCGATATGTCCTGTAGAAATCTTATAGTTTCCGCCAGCGAAAATGTGTGGATTAATTCTCACAAAAATCGGGTAGGAATCGCCGTGTTTGTTTCCGAACTGCTCAAGAATCGAGATATTGTCGATGTTGATATGTACGCCGAGTTCCATCGCTTCTTCGATTTCTGCAAGATCGACGCAGTTTGGGGTAAAAAGGATTTTCTTGGATTCGAAACCTGCTTTCAGTCCCAATTTCACCTCGTTGATGGAAACGCAGTCTAAATTTGCGCCCAAACTCTGAACGTATTTCAGGATGTTGATGTTCGAAAGCGCTTTGCACGCATAAAAAAACCGAGTGGTTTTATGGAAAGACGAAGTCAGTTTTTCGTATTGGGTCTTGATGGATTCCGCATCGTAAACGTAGGTCGGAGTACCAAATTTTTCGGCTATTTTTAATAAGTCTTTGTTAGTCACTTTAGAAAGTTTAAAGTTTGAAGTTTGAAGTTGAAGTTTGAAGTTTGAAGTTTGAAGTTTGAAGTTTGAAGTTTGAAGTTTCTCAAAGAAGTTTCCAATAATGCATTGAGTGAGTTCAAAAAACGACGTGCAAAGTTATATATTTTTTTTCTCTCAGTTGAGCAAATATGTCATTGCGAGGAAACGCCTGTCCTGAGCGAAGTCGATGGAAAGCAATCTCCATAAATGCACGACTCAATATTCTAACGGCAAAGATTTCATCTTGCCAATCATTATTTAAGTAAGCCAAGATTGCGGATAAATCCGCTGATGAAGCGACCGCTTCAGCAATCCGCTTTAGCGGAAGAACTTTGACGGCTTAAAATAAAGTGAAATTGAAAATAAACTCTGCGTTTTTTTCTCGCAGGTTTCGGAGATTACGAGGATTTTTCAGTGAAACTAACCACTTCACTTTTTTCTTTTCTTAAAGTTTGAAGTTCTAAATGTAGAATTTTTGCAATAAACCTATTTAGGAAGCGGTTGAATTTTAAAATCTCCCCGTAAAAGTCCGAGCTGTAAATCATTTGCCAAATCAAATGTCGGTGAAGTGACCTCAATTTTCAGCTGCCTGATTTTTTTTGCAGTCTGGATCTGGGTATGGAATTCATAAAAACCATAGGCGGTAATTTTCCCTTGTTCAAAGAGGATGAAGGATTTCTCGCCCAAAGTTCTGCCCGTTGAAAGCCACATTTCGTTTCGCTTCTTCAGAGAGAGTTGCTTTTTGAGCTGTTCGGGATCGGCAAACTGTTCGTTTTCATTAATGAAATTAACGGCTTTTAAACCTTGTGTAAACGACTTGAATTTCAGCAGCGGTTTTTCTTCGCGGT from Chryseobacterium suipulveris includes:
- the miaB gene encoding tRNA (N6-isopentenyl adenosine(37)-C2)-methylthiotransferase MiaB; translation: MQEKYIDESKQGEAFAIAEKPQNNKKLFLESYGCQMNFSDSEIVASILSDIGYNTTLKQEEADLILLNTCSIREKAEQTVRMRLSQFKNLKKEKPHLTVGVLGCMAERLKTKFLEEEHLVDLVVGPDAYRDLPNLLKETDGGRDAINVILSKEETYADINPVRLGGNGVTAFVTITRGCDNMCTFCVVPFTRGRERSRDPHSIIEECKDLWNSGYKEITLLGQNVDSYLWFGGGPKKDFKNASELQKATAVNFAQLLDLVANAVPEMRIRFSTSNPHDMTTDVFEVMAKHDNICKYIHLPVQSGSDRILQLMNRQHTREEYLTLIKKAKKIVPDIAFSQDMIVGFCTETEEDHQQTLSLMREVEYDYGYMFAYSERPGTPAHKKMEDDIPADVKQRRLSEVIALQGELSRMRMKSYVGRNHEILIEGTSKKNENQWKGRNSQNAVCVFDKLEGQKVGDIVTVFAYDNTQGTLLGKTVE
- a CDS encoding RNA-binding domain-containing protein; protein product: MNNQQLKDLINELVKQPNESEWVEFKHNFHSAEEIGQTISALSNGACIHNQKYGYLIFGIEDKSHLIKGTDFKGKRHKKGNEDLEHWLLTRLNPRIDFEIFDFAYDEFRELSIFIIPSAKNQPVEFFHKAYIRVNSITRSLNEFPEKQAKIWKKESIAFEKEISKKNLSPADILRYLSSETYFDLMQIPQPSSIEGVLDKFLEEGLIVKDKATYAITKLGAILFAKNLKDFENVDRKSIRVIVYKGKNKVETEREQIGVKGYAIGFSGLLDWVNSQLPANEEIGRALRTESRMYPEIAIRELVANALIHQDLTEKGFPMIEIFSDRIEISNPGTPLVKPDRFIDAYLSRNDKLADLMRRLGFCEEKGSGLDKVIFYNEIYQLPPINVIVAENRTRVTVYSYKTLNNLDKMEKVRACYQHACLKYVSNEKMTNQSLRERFKIEDHNYSIASRIIRDCIEEGLIKEDNPENKSRKFASYIPFWA
- a CDS encoding sigma-54 interaction domain-containing protein, which translates into the protein MTDLQSIKTRFGIIGNYPALNRALEKSIQVAPTDITVLVIGESGTGKEFIPKIIHAESRRKHQPYIVVNCGAIPEGTIDSELFGHEKGAFTGATATRKGYFEVADGGTIFLDEVGELPLQTQVRLLRVLESGEFMKVGSSQIQKTNVRIVAATNVNMMNAIHDGRFREDLYYRLNTVQIDMPPLRERKGDIHLLFRKFAIDFAEKYRMPELTLTDDAVNYLENYSFPGNVRQLRNLVEQMTVVEQNRSVNSTKLAEYIPMQTNLPAVVQKNGGISNSEFHSEREIMYKILFDMRNDINDLKSLTSELIKNRGNSDFSHQEKNLINRVFTQESPSANPNSLLYFENSNQGDIQNPTFISNPTNDYEEVEDIEIEEAKPETLSLQNNERELIVKALEKHKGRRNKAADELGISQRTLYRKIKQYNLED
- a CDS encoding energy transducer TonB, whose product is MMKNLILFFMMCFAISNAQEILQKYPTGQTPYKGGYEAYYKDFVDIIKEKNLQPCSNPDELYVLTLVVMPDSSVQFVKDVNEKIVDKNKCAYNLARETAKYMKNWSPALVHGLPETAVARFIIYPNDLFNNYREGYYPNYTSPVYNNGRNNNSFVRDFVYKFNKRRFNWFDVFVIQGEFTVTKEGKVKDFVMTRPSGVYEFDKEVQMTVNILSKHFKPATINGKPVDDRFTFLVKGITDPED
- the lysA gene encoding diaminopimelate decarboxylase; this encodes MTNKDLLKIAEKFGTPTYVYDAESIKTQYEKLTSSFHKTTRFFYACKALSNINILKYVQSLGANLDCVSINEVKLGLKAGFESKKILFTPNCVDLAEIEEAMELGVHINIDNISILEQFGNKHGDSYPIFVRINPHIFAGGNYKISTGHIDSKFGISIHQLRHIERVMKTTGINVEGLHMHTGSEIKDPDVFLQGLEIMFELAEHFPNLKYLDMGSGFKVPYQDGEMETDVKELGKKVEKAIADFSKSSGKKFELWFEPGKFLVSKSGHLLVKTNVIKHTTATVFAGINSGFNHLIRPMFYDSYHKIENISNPKAPERIYTVVGNICETDTFAWDRKITEIREGDILVFRNAGAYGFEMSSNFNSRLKPAEILFLNGKAHHIRKRDEFEDLLKNQIEVL
- a CDS encoding Fic family protein produces the protein MNDLQSIKQKLFPKYLQHIEGVSEQFYGLREAEVSSENFSFYTSVSSVFSSKIEGEEINLDSYVKHKNLGIEFQPDYTRKIDDLYDAYILAQQHRLNKENLLGSHKILTKNILKESRQGIFRTTNMFVLTEDGKIEYVAAAPQKVENENL
- a CDS encoding energy transducer TonB codes for the protein MRAQYEGGDAAFSRELFKYISAYVDKQVYVVNGSFFLHVDIDATGKVKHLEVTPKVANSETFIKDLTYAFNKVKKKWTPSKCDGTPVASKIRIRLNFVTETADS